The following coding sequences are from one Mugil cephalus isolate CIBA_MC_2020 chromosome 9, CIBA_Mcephalus_1.1, whole genome shotgun sequence window:
- the ppp1r13l gene encoding relA-associated inhibitor, giving the protein MTSQSFGSNMLFQTINDDLNASLATADELSREFNSLLNEASSSSSSNNNNNDTTSASQTSSTIYREQPQFTAGSSSSITSWDLGGSPNGSSTNLSSRSAPYSPTDSTELYTSPHSSPKVQRAGHMPRSESDTYLSRRQSPQQSPHSQRRGSPSRYDRSPKGSVAYIERSPSPSRTSGPLDQPGRSAPGQGSFNMLSPYDSNQMGRRSPRLERSPSPLLFNHPMSSTLPRNFNVFNQSNDSLQRQKSPGKWNETDLDVSYERKPHHTYDKTEWLRPSVPNSNWRESNLDNPTPAPGPKKDPRSNSHQYSHASLPRNARISVPPDVSSPTHSPYHPQPIISRISIPPASAQSRQHKPIPLSVIMRLQNPQWGAMTPQHPRVLGREGGGGGGMPPYQPPVPMSREFFRQHGFQPQQQPPELRQPAVYSDALNPGDVDAELERVDFTHQLPTITQTPTIPEGREVEHVSQPAPRPLSPTRLQPVMAPEAQSDVMPDLEELLRIRAEIPRPLKRRGSVDQSRPMKKASHYQPNQYRHLIDRLFRKKEHRNKGEQGSESSSSSDGEEGATPPSRPPATQTSTPKFLDIKNYHSILRQNKKDRKSSGKRARLSPLVLLLDGALVGELETVQRAVQEMTDPSQPNDEGITGLHNAICGGHHQVVDFLVRIGVNVSAQDSHGWTPLHCAASCNDRNLCEFLVRSGAAVMAMTESDGATASQKCDPYATGYEECESFLRGVEEAMGVENSGVLYALWSYPAQAADELSFKEGDMVTILQKPEGSDWWWASLCGREGFVPNNYFGLFPKVRPKSLC; this is encoded by the exons ATGACTTCTCAGAGCTTTGGCAGCAACATGCTGT TCCAGACCATAAACGACGACCTGAATGCATCGCTGGCTACGGCGGATGAGTTGTCCAGAGAATTTAACTCCCTGCTGAACGAggcctcgtcctcctcgtcctccaacaacaacaacaacgacacgACTTCTGCGTCTCAG aCCAGCTCCACCATTTACAGGGAGCAGCCTCAATTCACCGCaggctccagctcctccatcacGTCGTGGGACTTGGGCGGCAGCCCAAATGGCAGCTCCACGAATTTATCTTCGAGATCAGCCCCTTACAGTCCCACCGACTCCACAGAGTTGTACACCAGCCCGCACTCATCCCCTAAAGTCCAGAGGGCGGGACACATGCCCCGGTCTGAATCTGACACCTACCTGTCCAGGCGGCAGAGCCCTCAACAGTCGCCTCACAGCCAAAGACGCGGCTCCCCGTCTCGTTACGACAGGAGCCCAAAAGGCTCAGTCGCTTACATAGAACGGAGCCCTTCTCCAAGCCGCACATCTGGTCCTTTGGACCAACCGGGTCGCTCTGCTCCGGGGCAGGGGTCCTTCAACATGCTCAGCCCATATGACAGCAACCAGATGGGCCGCCGGTCACCCCGGCTGGAAAGAAGTCCCTCTCCCTTGTTATTTAATCATCCGATGTCCAGCACGCTTCCTCGAAATTTCAACGTTTTCAATCAATCCA ACGATAGTTTGCAGCGCCAAAAGAGTCCTGGCAAGTGGAATGAGACCGACCTGGATGTGTCCTACGAGAGAAAGCCGCACCACACCTATGACA AGACAGAGTGGCTGCGGCCGTCTGTGCCAAACAGCAACTGGCGGGAATCCAACCTGGATAACCCGACTCCAGCCCCAGGCCCAAAAAAG GATCCCCGCTCTAACTCTCATCAGTATTCCCACGCTTCCCTTCCCCGCAATGCACGGATATCGGTGCCGCCAGATGTTTCGTCCCCGACGCACTCCCCTTACCACCCTCAACCCATCATCTCCCGCATTTCCATCCCTCCCGCTTCTGCTCAGTCCCGCCAACACAAGCCCATTCCCCTCTCGGTCATCATGCGCCTCCAAAACCCCCAATGGGGAGCGATGACACCCCAGCACCCCAGGGTCCTGGGacgggaaggaggaggaggaggaggcatgcCACCTTACCAACCACCTGTGCCCATGTCGAGGGAATTCTTCCGCCAACATGGATTCCAGCCACAGCAACAGCCTCCTGAGCTGAGACAACCAGCTGTATATAGTGAcg CTCTGAACCCAGGGGATGTAGACGCAGAGTTGGAGCGCGTGGACTTTACTCATCAGCTCCCCACGATTACGCAGACTCCCACCATACCAGAAGGGAGGGAAGTCGAGCACGTCTCCCAGCCGGCCCCCCGTCCCCTGAGCCCCACCAGGCTGCAGCCGGTGATGGCCCCCGAGGCTCAGAGCGACGTGATGCCGgacctggaggagctgctccGCATCAGGGCGGAAATCCCTCGGCCCCTGAAGAGACGGGGCTCCGTGGACCAGTCGCGTCCCATGAAGAAGGCCTCGCATTACCAGCCGAACCAGTACAGGCATCTCATCGACAGGCTGTTTCGCAAGAAGGAGCACCGCAACAAGGGAGAGCAAGGCAGCGAGTCCAGCAGCTCCTCGGACGGGGAGGAAGGCGCCACGCCTCCTTCCCGTCCACCTGCAACTCAGACGTCCACGCCGAAGTTCCTGGACATCAAA AACTATCATTCAATCCTGCGGCAGAACAAGAAAGACCGCAAAAGTTCTGGAAAGCGAGCCCGGCTCAGTCCGCTGGTCCTGCTGCTGGACGGAGCGCTGGTCGGGGAGCTGGAGACGGTGCAGCGAGCTGTGCAGGAG ATGACTGACCCTAGCCAGCCAAACGATGAAGGCATCACTGGCCTTCATAACGCCATCTGCGGCGGCCATCACCAGGTGGTGGACTTCCTGGTTCGCATCGGAGTCAACGTCAGTGCACAGGACAGTCATGGCTG GACCCCACTGCATTGTGCGGCATCTTGTAACGACCGTAATCTGTGTGAGTTCCTGGTGCGGAGTGGAGCCGCCGTCATGGCCATGACAGAGAGCGACGGAGCTACTGCTTCCCAGAAATGTGATCCTTACGCTACTGGATATGAGGAGTGTGAGAGTTTCCTGAGGG gtGTGGAGGAGGCCATGGGGGTGGAGAACAGCGGGGTGCTCTACGCTCTGTGGAGCTACCCGGCTCAGGCAGCCGACGAGCTGAGCTTCAAAGAAGGAGACATGGTCACGATCCTGCAGAAACCCGAAGGCTCCGACTGGTGGTGGGCTTCGCTCTGCGGGAGGGAGGGCTTCGTCCCAAACAACTACTTTGGG cttttcccAAAGGTCCGGCCAAAATCTCTGTGTTGA